One segment of Carya illinoinensis cultivar Pawnee chromosome 13, C.illinoinensisPawnee_v1, whole genome shotgun sequence DNA contains the following:
- the LOC122292347 gene encoding probable 2-carboxy-D-arabinitol-1-phosphatase isoform X2 — protein sequence MISVTAPLILPYRLPPLNRNPSFRIRSSSSLQERELSSELYASATFPPILAAKRVVLVRHGQSTWNEEGRIQGSSDFSVLTKKGEAQAETSRQMLIDDSFDVCFSSPLIRSKRTAEIIWGSREKEMITDSDLREIDLYSFQGLLKHEGKAKYGAAFRQWQVDAANFNIDGHYPVRELWARARSCWNNILAHESRSVLVVAHNAVNQALVATAIGLGTDYFRILLQSNCGVSVLDFTPQPEGGSPFICLNRLNQTPNSPIGSSGGRKTSRRLILVCYGATQSNIEASGATYGDLPLNMLGIIQSQKTAELLLDLKVDSIISSPKKACSETSLAISRVQEAADCLGADCVPRYVEMKQMEHLDVERILQQPNRDATEVSALQPGWLNGFEDRITSEVWHQSEKAWQSLLSELSDESEPEKILVVVGHPALHIALMGHCLNLTKEWMGSFHVDAGSISVVDFPDGPTSRGVIRCINYTAHLGRWSIPITRSIIDDDEF from the exons ATGATTTCTGTTACAGCCCCTCTCATCCTCCCCTACCGTCTTCCCCCCCTCAACCGAAACCCTAGCTTCCGAATCCGATCCTCCTCCAGCCTCCAAGAGAGAGAGCTAAGCTCGGAGCTTTACGCTTCCGCTACTTTCCCGCCAATATTGGCCGCGAAGAGGGTGGTCCTGGTGAGGCACGGCCAGAGCACTTGGAACGAAGAGGGCCGGATCCAAGGGAGTTCCGACTTCTCTGTCCTCACTAAGAAAGGTGAGGCTCAGGCCGAGACCTCCCGACAGATGCTCATCGACGACTCCTTCGATGTTTGCTTCTCCAG CCCCTTGATACGTTCAAAAAGAACGGCTGAAATCATATGGGGGTCTCGTGAGAAGGAGATGATTACTGATTCTGATTTGAGAGAAATCGACTTGTATTCATTCCAA GGCCTCTTGAAGCATGAGGGGAAAGCAAAGTATGGTGCAGCTTTTCGTCAGTGGCAGGTAGATGCTGCAAATTTCAACATAGATGGTCATTATCCGGTGAGAGAGTTGTGGGCACGTGCTAGAAGCTGTTGGAATAATATACTAGCCCATGAAAGCAGGTCTGTTCTTGTGGTTGCACACAATGCTGTTAATCAGGCTCTCGTTGCAACAGCGATTG GTTTGGGAACAgattattttaggattttacTTCAGAGCAACTGTGGTGTTAGTGTGCTTGATTTTACACCGCAACCTGAGGGAGGGTCACCATTTATTTGCCTAAATCGGTTAAATCAG ACCCCCAATTCACCTATTGGAAGTTCTGGAGGCAGGAAAACCAGTAGGCGCCTCATACTTGTCTGTTATGGAGCCACACAAAGTAACATAGAA GCTAGTGGTGCTACTTATGGGGATCTGCCATTGAACATGCTTGGAATTATACAG TCCCAGAAAACTGCGGAGCTACTCCTCGATTTGAAAGTGGATTCTATAATTAGCAGTCCTAAGAAAGCTTGTTCTGAGACATCCCTGGCTATCTCCAGA GTCCAAGAAGCTGCAGATTGCTTGGGTGCTGACTGTGTTCCACGCTATGTGGAGATGAAGCAAATGGAGCACCTTGATGTTGAACGCATTCTTCAGCAACCAAATAGG GATGCAACCGAGGTTTCAGCTCTTCAGCCTGGTTGGTTAAATGGATTTGAAGATAGAATCACATCAGAAGTATGGCATCAATCTGAGAAGGCTTGGCAGTCTCTATTGAGTGAACTATCTGATGAATCCGAGCCAGAAAAGATACTTGTCGTAGTAGGCCACCCAGCTCTTCACATAGCGTTGATGGGGCATTGCTTAAATCTGACCAAAGAATGGATGGGATCATTTCATGTCGACGCAGGGAGCATCAGCGTTGTCGACTTTCCAGATGGGCCTACCTCGAGAGGCGTTATCCGGTGCATAAATTACACTGCCCATTTGGGTAGATGGTCGATACCCATCACAAGATCCATTATTGATGATGACGAGTTTTAA
- the LOC122292347 gene encoding probable 2-carboxy-D-arabinitol-1-phosphatase isoform X1 — MISVTAPLILPYRLPPLNRNPSFRIRSSSSLQERELSSELYASATFPPILAAKRVVLVRHGQSTWNEEGRIQGSSDFSVLTKKGEAQAETSRQMLIDDSFDVCFSRWALSFSPLIRSKRTAEIIWGSREKEMITDSDLREIDLYSFQGLLKHEGKAKYGAAFRQWQVDAANFNIDGHYPVRELWARARSCWNNILAHESRSVLVVAHNAVNQALVATAIGLGTDYFRILLQSNCGVSVLDFTPQPEGGSPFICLNRLNQTPNSPIGSSGGRKTSRRLILVCYGATQSNIEASGATYGDLPLNMLGIIQSQKTAELLLDLKVDSIISSPKKACSETSLAISRVQEAADCLGADCVPRYVEMKQMEHLDVERILQQPNRDATEVSALQPGWLNGFEDRITSEVWHQSEKAWQSLLSELSDESEPEKILVVVGHPALHIALMGHCLNLTKEWMGSFHVDAGSISVVDFPDGPTSRGVIRCINYTAHLGRWSIPITRSIIDDDEF, encoded by the exons ATGATTTCTGTTACAGCCCCTCTCATCCTCCCCTACCGTCTTCCCCCCCTCAACCGAAACCCTAGCTTCCGAATCCGATCCTCCTCCAGCCTCCAAGAGAGAGAGCTAAGCTCGGAGCTTTACGCTTCCGCTACTTTCCCGCCAATATTGGCCGCGAAGAGGGTGGTCCTGGTGAGGCACGGCCAGAGCACTTGGAACGAAGAGGGCCGGATCCAAGGGAGTTCCGACTTCTCTGTCCTCACTAAGAAAGGTGAGGCTCAGGCCGAGACCTCCCGACAGATGCTCATCGACGACTCCTTCGATGTTTGCTTCTCCAG GTGGGCTCTTTCTTTCAGCCCCTTGATACGTTCAAAAAGAACGGCTGAAATCATATGGGGGTCTCGTGAGAAGGAGATGATTACTGATTCTGATTTGAGAGAAATCGACTTGTATTCATTCCAA GGCCTCTTGAAGCATGAGGGGAAAGCAAAGTATGGTGCAGCTTTTCGTCAGTGGCAGGTAGATGCTGCAAATTTCAACATAGATGGTCATTATCCGGTGAGAGAGTTGTGGGCACGTGCTAGAAGCTGTTGGAATAATATACTAGCCCATGAAAGCAGGTCTGTTCTTGTGGTTGCACACAATGCTGTTAATCAGGCTCTCGTTGCAACAGCGATTG GTTTGGGAACAgattattttaggattttacTTCAGAGCAACTGTGGTGTTAGTGTGCTTGATTTTACACCGCAACCTGAGGGAGGGTCACCATTTATTTGCCTAAATCGGTTAAATCAG ACCCCCAATTCACCTATTGGAAGTTCTGGAGGCAGGAAAACCAGTAGGCGCCTCATACTTGTCTGTTATGGAGCCACACAAAGTAACATAGAA GCTAGTGGTGCTACTTATGGGGATCTGCCATTGAACATGCTTGGAATTATACAG TCCCAGAAAACTGCGGAGCTACTCCTCGATTTGAAAGTGGATTCTATAATTAGCAGTCCTAAGAAAGCTTGTTCTGAGACATCCCTGGCTATCTCCAGA GTCCAAGAAGCTGCAGATTGCTTGGGTGCTGACTGTGTTCCACGCTATGTGGAGATGAAGCAAATGGAGCACCTTGATGTTGAACGCATTCTTCAGCAACCAAATAGG GATGCAACCGAGGTTTCAGCTCTTCAGCCTGGTTGGTTAAATGGATTTGAAGATAGAATCACATCAGAAGTATGGCATCAATCTGAGAAGGCTTGGCAGTCTCTATTGAGTGAACTATCTGATGAATCCGAGCCAGAAAAGATACTTGTCGTAGTAGGCCACCCAGCTCTTCACATAGCGTTGATGGGGCATTGCTTAAATCTGACCAAAGAATGGATGGGATCATTTCATGTCGACGCAGGGAGCATCAGCGTTGTCGACTTTCCAGATGGGCCTACCTCGAGAGGCGTTATCCGGTGCATAAATTACACTGCCCATTTGGGTAGATGGTCGATACCCATCACAAGATCCATTATTGATGATGACGAGTTTTAA